Genomic segment of Anaerolineae bacterium:
TGGTCGCCAGGAGGTCGGCCAGGAAATCCGGCTGGTCTATCGCCAGGTACACCATGTTCTCCAGTCCACATAGCCAGCCGACCATGTCCGCAGCGACCCCCCACCCTCCGGCGATGAGGACGCCATGCTCGGCGCTGAACGCTCGCGCCCGCTCCATTTCCCGATGGAAGGCGGCGGTGTCCTCGGCGGTAGGGGGTACCAGGAGCGTGCGCAACACCTCTAGGTCGGCGCGGGCGGTGATCAAGTGTTTGATCGCCCGTGAGACCTGGTAGTCGCCCATAATGGGCACGGCGTTGCCATACGGCCAGTCCTCGGTCTTCCGCACCCGCGTGAAGAGCGTCCCGGCCGGCGTGCGGTATTCCTTGTGCAAGATCGGGAACGGTTCCCCTGGCACGCGTTCCATCCACAAGCGCACATCTACGCAGCGCGGCAGCCGGACGGGAAGGCCGCGCAGATCGGGATGGTTGGGCCGCTCATGGCGCCAGGACGATGGGACGAAGAGCCAGCTATCCAGCCCCATCGCCAGCTCTTTCTCGGCCAACTCGTAGGCGTCCTGGCAACGGCCGCGCATGGCGGCGAAGCTCATGAACGCGCAGGGGACGTGATCCACCTCCTGGCGGCGGATCGCTCGAATCAGGCGCTCGCGAGAGGTCAACAATCTGGGCATAGTTCGTCGCTGTATTTTAGCCTTTCAGGGCCTCGGAAGGCTGATCCGTTAGGGCGTTAGCTCCGTCCTCTACGGGAGCCACGATCACCTGGATATCCTGTCGGCGAAACTCCTGCAAGAGCTCTTCCGGTGTCAGGCTGTCGGTGATGATGAGGTCTAATTCGGCGACCGGCACGCTTTGCAACAGAAACACCTGGCCAAATTTGGTATGGTCGGCCAGGACGATAACTTGACGGGAGGCGGCCACCAGAGCGCGTTCCGTGCCGATCAGGACTTCAGCCTGAAGGTCGTTGGAAAGACCGACTCGGGGATCGATCCCCCGGCAGCCCAAGAAGAGCTTGTCCACATTGATCCACCTTAACATCTCTTCGGCCATGGTGCCGAAGACGGCCATCTCCTCGTAGTTGATGCTGCCGCCGATTAACACCAGTCGGACCCCAGGGATGCCTGTCAGCTCGTGCGCGATGATCAGGCTGTTGGTGACTACCTGGAGATTATGCCAGGAGCGCATAGTGATCATGCGTGCTAGCTCTAGCACGGTGGAGCTAGCATCCAGCGCTATCACGTCGCCATCATGGATGAGCTCCACTGCGGCCAGGCCGATGGCCCACTTCTCCCTGGCCTGGGCTAACTGGCGTTGCACGACCGGAGGCTCTGGCACGCGCGGTATCTGCCGGCGAGCGCCGCCACGGATGCGCTGCAGATACCCTAGCTTGCCCAGCTCATCTAGGTCGCGCCGGATGGTGATCTCGCTCACCTTCAAGCGCGCTGCCAGCTCGGCCACGGAGATCGTACCCCGTCGGACTACTTCTTGGAGGATCTCGCTCTGACGTTCCGACTTTAGCACCGCTATCCTTTCCCACGGCCGAAGTATGGGGCAATCGGCTATAGTCCTCCCTCGGTGCTCACCACATATGGGCAATACGTAAACGCGTCCGGGTTCTTGCCCCAGGAGAGGGCATGCTCATAGGCGCCGATCTGCGCAGGGATCACATCCAGAATGGGCTGCCAATCCGACTCGATCAGCGGCAGCTCGACTGTCAGCCCAGAGAAGGGCACCTGTTGTAGATCTGTGCCGATGATCAGGCAGCGCGCGCCCGTCCTCTGGATATCCTCGGCCAGCGCCAAGTCGTACTCGCGTAGCGGAGGATCCGCCGGAATCCATAGCAGGGCGCGAAAACGAGGGTCAATCACCTCCTGGGGGCCATGCCGAAAGGCGCCCGTGGTGAGAGCCGTGGCACCGGCTTTGCCGCCCTCTTCTAACAGCAAGCGGGCTTCATTGGCGCTGGCCCAACTGCCGCCGCGCGCCAGCGCGTAATAAACAGCCCCATGGCGAAAGAAGCCACTTTCCCGGATGAGCGCATGCCACGTATCCAATCGTTTCGCGACCGACTGCCAAGCCTGGATCAGAAGATCGGCGGGGAACGTGGCATTGGGATCGCAGATGGCGGCCCCCAGCGCTAGCAACCCCTGGACCAGCGCCGTGTACATGCGCAGCGAGACCAGGTGGTCGAAATCGGTACGTAGATGGATCACGCTGCGGGCATAGGCAGTCAGAGGGCTCTCAGGCACGTTGGTGACAGCTGCCACCGGGACCCGGAGCGCGCGACACTTCTCCATCAGCTTAACGATCTCGACGCTCTGGCCGCTGCGCGAGGCCACGATCAACCCAGCTCCCGGCGGGATCGGATGATGATAAACCAGCTCCGAGGCGTCCACGACCTTGGCGATCCACCCACGGCGGGCGAGGAAAGCATCCAGGGCTAGCCCGGCGTGATAGGAGCTGCCGATGCCAGTGATGAGCAGGGGGGAACGCTGGCGCAACCACTCAGCCGCAGCGAGGATTTGCGGCCACTGATCATTCAACGCCATCGCCGATCGGATCAGGCTAGAGGGCTGTCCGTACCAGTCGGCCAGGTATCGGGATGAGCCATCCGCGCGAAGGCGATGAGAAGACGTCACGTCCATCGATTGCCTTTCTATTGACATTCCAACGGCCGCGCATGACGTTATCAGGGGAGAAACGCTTTCAGTATTCAGTATATCACCAGAGTGAATGATTGTCAAGGGATATTTGTTTGATTTTGTTCGATCTCTTGGCTTTCCATGAATGAAAATGATTCATTAATCAGGCCTGCTCTCCCGAATTCCGGGGTTTGACAAACTCCCGCTCACCGGTCTATGATGGTTTCACCCCCAACGACAGATGCCTGTCGGCGAATTCCCGACGAGGAAGGGTTCAAGGACGCCATGTCCCACATCGAAACATTGTTCCTAATCCATCACAGCCACACCGACGTCGGATACACCCATGACCAGCCCATCGTCTTCGATCTGCATGAGCGGTTCATCCGTCAGGCGCTAGAGCTGGCCGAGCGGGATGCGGACAAGGAGAGCGATGGAGCCTTCCGCTGGACGGTGGAGAATACCTATGTCCTCAGCCGTTGGCTCGCTCACGCCTCCGCAGCCGAGATTGAGCGGTTCCAAGCCCTGGAGCGCGCCGGCCGCATCGAGGTCACCGCTATGTTCGCTAACCTGACGCCGCTGTTAGACACGGATGAGCTGATCGAAAGCCTTCAACTGGTGGGCCGATTGCGGCAGGATTATGGCTTCACCATCACCTCGGCTATGAATTGTGACGTCAATGGCGAGAACTGGACGTTAGTGGATTTGCTGCTGGACATCGGGATCTGGGGCTTCACCATGGCCATCAATACCCACTTCGGCGGCGCCCCGTTCCAGCGGCCTAACGTCTTCCGCTGGCAAGGGCCCAGCGGGCGTTCCATCCTCGCTTACAACGGCTGGCCCTATGACCAAGGCTGGCGCTTCGGCATCGGCCGCAGCTTTGAGGAGTTCGAACAGATCTGGTGGCCGCGCGTCCTGCGCCGTATGGAGGAGATAGGGTATCCACTGCCTGTGGTGATGGTCCAGAGCTTCCACCCGTTCGGCGATAACGGGCCGGCCTTTGCTGGTTTCTCCGAGTGGATCGAGCGTTGGAACGCCGAGGGAAAAGCCCCCCGGATCCGGCTGGCGACGCCGCGCCAGTGGTGGGAGGCCGTTAAGCCGTATATGGACCAATTACCCCTCTACCGGGGGGATTGGACGGACTACTGGAACTTCGGCTGTGCCAGCAGCGCGCGGGAACAAGCGATCAACCGCCAGAGCCGGGCCCGGTTGCGCGCCGCCGATGCGCTGGCCGCTGCTGTCTTGGCCGCTAGCGGGAAGGCCGCGGACCCCTGGCTCCTGCGATCGTTCTCGCGCTATCGACAGGAGGCGTGGGATCAGCTCCTGCTGTGGGATGAGCACACCTGGGGGGCCGATATCTCCGTCTCCCGGCCGGACGCAGAGGACACAGCTGCGCAGTGGTCCCATAAGGCCCACTTCGCCTATCAGGCCCGTAGCTTGAGCCTCCTCCTGCAGCGCGACGCGCTGGCGGCGCTGGCCCGACAGGTCCAGCGCGCAGCTCCCGATGATCTCCTGATCGTCAACCCGTTGCCCTGGGAGCGCATAGTGAGTGGAGACATCTCTAACTGGGTGCTCTCGCCGCGCGGCCAACCGGAGGACTCCACCGCCGGACGCCATACGCAAGATCGTCAACCCGTGCCGCGGCGTTTTCATGCGCTGCTGGGATCAACCGAGGCGCAAGAGCTGAACTTGGAACGGACAGCGCTGCCCCCTATCTCAGTGCCCGGCTATGGATACACGGTGGTCCCTCGCGCTCGGCTGGTCACCTATCGCCTGGCCGATCACGTGAGTGAGGATGCCGTGGTCGAGACAGATCGCCATCGCCTGGTCTTTGACATGGAACGGGGTGGGATCCTGAGCTGGCTTGACAAAGCCTTGGGACACGAATGGGTTGATGCAGAGAGCGGCTATCGGTTCAACAGCTTTATCCATGAGGAGGTAGCCAACCACAGGCATCCGTGGCCTCGCCACCTTCTGTTCCACATGGAGTGGGAATCTGCGGAGGTCGAGCGGCCCTCGGGTTGGCGGCGAGGCTGGCGGGCGCGGCGTCGTACACCGACCGACCTGTTGGGACATCAGGTATTTCGTACCCCATTGGGGATCCGAGTGGTCCAAATCCTAGAAGCGCCCGGCATCGTAGGCCCTCTGGTTCAGGAGACCTTCCTGCCGGCCTATGCCCCGTGGGTAGAGTTTCGCGCGCACTGGCACATGAGCCTCACCGATCATCCTGAGTCCACCTATCTCGCTTATCCCTTCCGGCTGTCGGGGGCGACGGTTCGGCTGGACCTGGGTCCGCAGGCGATGCGGCCGGAAGCGGATCAGCTCCCGGGCGTCTGCCGGGACTACTTCACCGTGCAGAATTGGGTGGATTTCCACAACGGTGAAGTGGGGATCACGATTGCTACGCCGGAGAACCCCATGGTGCAATTGGGCGATTTCTCCTTCGGCCGTTACCGGGCGTCCTTTGCCCTGTCTCGGCCCTTATTCTTGGGCTGGGTGACGAACAACTACTGGGAAACCAATTTTCGCGCCCATCAGCCAGGCCTGGTGACGGCCCGCTATCGCGTTCTGCCCTATGTCGGCCCCTTCGACGAGGGACGGGCCCATCGGTTCGGATGGGAGGCCCTGTACGACCAGCCGCTGGCTCAACATCTCGGAGAGCCGACGGCGGGGACGCCGTGGCCGACATCCGGCTCGCTCCTCCGGCTGCCCCAGCCGCCAGTGATGGTCCTGAGCCTCAGGCCGGTTGCGGATGGTGGGATCGCGGTGCGCCTGCTCAACGCCAGCGACATACCTCAGCGAGCTGAGATCGGCTCGGCGCTGTTACATATCGTCGACGCCACTCTCTGTGATCTGTTTGATCAACCCAGCGGGGGCGAGGCGACCTTACACGATGGGACGGTAGTCGTGGAAATGGATCCTCGGCAGATAGTCGTCTTGAAGTTGCAAGTGGCTGGTTAGCCGGGAGACCAAAAGGGTCATGTTCAAATCTTCCAGAGAAGAACAGTGAAGCTCCATGAAGAGGTTCTCCCTAGAACAGGCTTTGGCACGCCACCCAACGTATGGTAGAATATTCCCATGCGGAAGCGACTGACCCATTGCGCTTTTCTCGTATGCATCGCCGGTCAAGCTCTGATGGCCCTTGGATGGCAACCACCGCCAGCGATGGCAGACTCGGTGGAACGGCTCGTGTTGGCCTTCTACTACACCTGGTTCGACGAGAGAACCTGGACGCCTGACCAAGTGCCCGATTTTCCCTTAGAGCCTTATGTCTCGCGAGACCCCGCAGTGATGCGCCGTCACATCGAGCAGGCCAAGCAGGCTGGCATTGACGCTTTTGTTGTCTCCTGGTATGGTCCCCAGGTAGAGAACAACCAAACAGAGACGAACTTTGCGATCATGCTGAACGAGGCAGCGGCCCAGGGCTTCCGGCTGGCCGTGGACTTCGAGGTGCGGTCGCCCTTCTACCGCAGCCAGGACGACGTTATTCGCGCGCTGCAGCACCTGATCCAACACCACGCGCAACACCCAGCTTACCTCCGCTGGCAGGGTAAGCCGGTGATCTTCTTCTGGCGCAACCAATCGGTCTTTCGGGCCGAGGGTCAGTCGGCTTTGACGGCCTGGCAGCATATCCGCTCACAAGTGGACCCTCATCGCCAGACGATCTGGATCGCTGAAGGGGTGGATGTTTCCTTCCTGGAGGTGTTCGATGGGCACCACCTGTACACGGTTACCTGGAACCCGCCTACCGATCCGGCGCGCACGGCGGCCAAGTTCTCTCGCCTGGTGCGAGAGGCCGCGGCCCGACTGGGGCAGCCGAAGCTGTGGGTGGCGACGGTAATGCCCGGCTGGGACAGCACTCGTGCCGGGCGTGGTAGCGGATTTGTGCGCAGCCGGGAGGATGGCGCCTACTACGCCTATACTTGGCAAGCGGCACTCGCCAGCGCGCCGGACTGGGTGATCATCACCTCGTTTAACGAGTGGCGCGAGGGCACCTATATCGAGCCAAGCCGAGCCTATGGAGATCGCTATCTGCACTTGACGGCCGAATGGTCGGCGCGATTCAAGTCCGGTGAGATCCCCACGCCAGCGGCGCCGCCAGCCGTGTTGATCACTCCCCCCTCACGTCCACGCCC
This window contains:
- a CDS encoding DeoR/GlpR family DNA-binding transcription regulator, with the protein product MLKSERQSEILQEVVRRGTISVAELAARLKVSEITIRRDLDELGKLGYLQRIRGGARRQIPRVPEPPVVQRQLAQAREKWAIGLAAVELIHDGDVIALDASSTVLELARMITMRSWHNLQVVTNSLIIAHELTGIPGVRLVLIGGSINYEEMAVFGTMAEEMLRWINVDKLFLGCRGIDPRVGLSNDLQAEVLIGTERALVAASRQVIVLADHTKFGQVFLLQSVPVAELDLIITDSLTPEELLQEFRRQDIQVIVAPVEDGANALTDQPSEALKG
- a CDS encoding SIS domain-containing protein produces the protein MDVTSSHRLRADGSSRYLADWYGQPSSLIRSAMALNDQWPQILAAAEWLRQRSPLLITGIGSSYHAGLALDAFLARRGWIAKVVDASELVYHHPIPPGAGLIVASRSGQSVEIVKLMEKCRALRVPVAAVTNVPESPLTAYARSVIHLRTDFDHLVSLRMYTALVQGLLALGAAICDPNATFPADLLIQAWQSVAKRLDTWHALIRESGFFRHGAVYYALARGGSWASANEARLLLEEGGKAGATALTTGAFRHGPQEVIDPRFRALLWIPADPPLREYDLALAEDIQRTGARCLIIGTDLQQVPFSGLTVELPLIESDWQPILDVIPAQIGAYEHALSWGKNPDAFTYCPYVVSTEGGL
- a CDS encoding uroporphyrinogen decarboxylase family protein; its protein translation is MPRLLTSRERLIRAIRRQEVDHVPCAFMSFAAMRGRCQDAYELAEKELAMGLDSWLFVPSSWRHERPNHPDLRGLPVRLPRCVDVRLWMERVPGEPFPILHKEYRTPAGTLFTRVRKTEDWPYGNAVPIMGDYQVSRAIKHLITARADLEVLRTLLVPPTAEDTAAFHREMERARAFSAEHGVLIAGGWGVAADMVGWLCGLENMVYLAIDQPDFLADLLATIAAWNEQRMRVILEAGVDLFIRRAWYESADFWSPKLYRQFLLPTLKREVEMAHEYGTPFGYIMTSNVVPMLDAILEAGVDVLIGVDPIQHGVDAPLELMRDKLGGRVCLWGGVNAAITIEQGTEDDVRQAVARALEVMHGVNGFILSPVDNITEITLNTWHNVDVFVQTWKELRGS
- a CDS encoding endo-1,3-alpha-glucanase family glycosylhydrolase, translating into MRKRLTHCAFLVCIAGQALMALGWQPPPAMADSVERLVLAFYYTWFDERTWTPDQVPDFPLEPYVSRDPAVMRRHIEQAKQAGIDAFVVSWYGPQVENNQTETNFAIMLNEAAAQGFRLAVDFEVRSPFYRSQDDVIRALQHLIQHHAQHPAYLRWQGKPVIFFWRNQSVFRAEGQSALTAWQHIRSQVDPHRQTIWIAEGVDVSFLEVFDGHHLYTVTWNPPTDPARTAAKFSRLVREAAARLGQPKLWVATVMPGWDSTRAGRGSGFVRSREDGAYYAYTWQAALASAPDWVIITSFNEWREGTYIEPSRAYGDRYLHLTAEWSARFKSGEIPTPAAPPAVLITPPSRPRPTPTPLPTPRPIPKRWQKLLER